From the genome of bacterium:
GCACGAGCGGGCACTGCCGGCCGCAGGAGAAGGGGACGAAGGTCAGAAGCAGCGGGCGGTCGGCGAGGTCGCGGAGGCGCACCGTTGCCCCGGTGTCGTCACGCAGGATCACGTCGGGCGGCAGGCGGTCCCCCGGCTTCCCGGAGAAACCGATGCCGTTGTCCTCGCCCGCCCCGTCCGCCGCGGCGGACCCGGCCGGGCGGACGGGGAGAACGAGCAACGAAGCGAGGGCGGCGAGCGCGACGAGCGACCGTCGCACCGTCGCCCCGGACATCGGGCTTCGAACCACTGGGCGGACCTCCAAACGTGGCGACCGCCCGTCCGCGGCGGGGCGCTACGGCGCCGGGCGGACGATCGCGAGGTATGCGGCGATGGTCGCGGCGTCGGCGTCGCTGATGTGGCCGGGCTTCTTCGCCGCCATCCGCTGGACCGTCGCCGTCCAGGCGGCGCGTGACATGTTCTTGCCCAGCGGCCGGTCAGTGCCGTGGCACTGCGAGCAGGTCGTCTCGAACGTCGACTTGGCCATGAGCCAGGCGAAGATCTTCGGCCGGGAGGTGTCGTCGAGCGCGGCGCCGTTCTTCTTCATCCGGTCGAGGATCGCGTTCCAGCCCGCGGCATCCGTCTTCTTGGCGTCCGGCCGGTCCAGGCCGTGGCAGATGCTGCACATCTTCTCGAAGACCGCCTTGTCTGCCGCGAGGCTGTCGTAGGGGTCCGCGGCCGCCGTCTGCGCCCCCGCCGGCGCCGCCAGTCCAGCCGCCACCGCCAGTCCGAACCCGAGCGTGCACGCTAACAGTCTCTTCACGGTAGCGCCTCCCTGTCTCGTGGTTACTGCCCTGCGGCGCGCCTCGAGGATGCGCGTGCCCCTCTCTGTTACCTATATGCCGCAATATGGGGCGTCAATGGGGTGAATGCCACAGGCGGGGAATACCCGCAGGTCGGCGACCGGAGAAACGAGCGCAGATGGACCCTTAGCGGCCCCGGGCTAATACGAAAAAGGCCACAACTTCCAATACGCCTTGATCTTGTTCCAGCGGTGCGCCAGGCCGTCGGGC
Proteins encoded in this window:
- a CDS encoding cytochrome c, producing MKRLLACTLGFGLAVAAGLAAPAGAQTAAADPYDSLAADKAVFEKMCSICHGLDRPDAKKTDAAGWNAILDRMKKNGAALDDTSRPKIFAWLMAKSTFETTCSQCHGTDRPLGKNMSRAAWTATVQRMAAKKPGHISDADAATIAAYLAIVRPAP